The proteins below are encoded in one region of Rana temporaria chromosome 2, aRanTem1.1, whole genome shotgun sequence:
- the LOC120928416 gene encoding zinc finger protein 300-like, protein MHTGKKPYQCPECDKAFTVKGKFITHQMVHTGEKPYQCSECVKTFLTKATLIQHLRIHTGEKPYQCSECEKVFTHQSHLIRHQEIHSGDTSYECSECVKAFLTKTELIIHQRVHTGEKPYRCSECDKAFTKREHLIKHQRIHTGEKPYRCSECDKAFTKMEHLIRHQMIHTGEKPYKCSECDNVFNQKANLINHQKIHTGDKPNECSECGKTFTTKRGLIIHQMIHTGEKPYQCSECEKSFKTKRDIISHQRVHTGEKPFQCSECD, encoded by the coding sequence atgCATACTGGAAAGAAGCCATATCAGTGTCCtgaatgtgataaagcttttaCAGTGAAGGGAAAGTTTATCACACACCAgatggttcacactggagagaagccatatcagtgttctgaatgtgtcaAAACCTTTTTAACCAAGGCTACGCTTATCCAACACCTGagaattcacactggagagaagccatatcagtgttctgaatgtgaaaaAGTCTTTACACATCAGTCACATCTTATCAGACACCAGGAGATTCACTCTGGAGACACATCAtatgagtgttctgaatgtgTCAAAGCTTTTTTAACCAAGACAGAGCTTATCatacaccagagggttcacactggagagaagccatatcggtgctctgaatgtgacaaagcttttacaaaGAGGGAACACCTTATcaaacaccagaggattcacactggagagaagccatatcggtgttctgaatgtgacaaagcttttacaaaGATGGAACACCTTATCAGACACCAgatgattcacactggagagaagccatataaatgttctgaatgtgacaatgtTTTTAATCAGAAAGCTAACCTTATCAATCACCagaagattcacactggagacaagccgaatgagtgttctgaatgtggaAAAACATTTACAACCAAGAGAGGGCTTATCATACACCAGATGATTcatactggagagaagccatatcagtgttctgaatgtgaaaaATCTTTTAAAACCAAGAGAGATATTATCTCACACCAGAGGGTCCACACTGGCGAGAAGCCATttcaatgttctgaatgtgactAA